One segment of Streptomyces sp. NBC_01463 DNA contains the following:
- a CDS encoding (2Fe-2S)-binding protein — translation MRVNFTVNGRRHEADDVWEGESLLYVLRERMGLPGSKNACEQGECGSCTVRLDGVPVCSCLVAAGQVEGRDVVTVEGLADFAAHRTEAHPGTGCASGACGTTVDKAQRWKAKPSAEETRDTGELSPIQQAFIDAGAVQCGFCTPGLLVAADELLERTPEPSDADIREALSGNLCRCTGYEKILDAVRLAAARAEETV, via the coding sequence ATGCGCGTCAATTTCACGGTCAACGGCCGACGTCACGAGGCCGACGACGTCTGGGAGGGCGAGTCCCTCCTGTACGTCCTGCGTGAGCGGATGGGCCTGCCCGGCTCCAAGAACGCCTGCGAGCAGGGCGAGTGCGGCTCCTGCACGGTCCGCCTCGACGGGGTCCCGGTCTGTTCCTGTCTGGTCGCGGCCGGCCAGGTCGAGGGCCGCGACGTCGTCACGGTCGAAGGCCTCGCCGACTTCGCCGCCCACCGCACCGAGGCCCACCCCGGCACCGGCTGCGCGTCGGGCGCCTGCGGCACCACGGTCGACAAGGCACAGCGGTGGAAGGCCAAGCCGTCCGCCGAGGAGACCCGCGACACCGGTGAACTCTCCCCGATCCAGCAGGCGTTCATCGACGCCGGAGCCGTCCAGTGCGGCTTCTGCACCCCCGGACTGCTGGTCGCCGCCGACGAGCTGCTCGAGCGCACCCCGGAGCCGTCCGACGCGGACATCCGCGAGGCGCTCTCCGGCAACCTCTGCCGCTGCACCGGCTACGAGAAGATCCTCGACGCGGTCCGCCTCGCGGCCGCCCGCGCGGAAGAAACGGTCTAG
- a CDS encoding FAD binding domain-containing protein: MDFLRPASWEEALAAKAEHPTAVPIAGGTDVMVEINFDHRRPEYLLDLNRIGDLSEWEVGQESVRLGASVPYSAIMEHLRTELPGLALASHTVASPQIRNRGGVGGNLGTASPAGDAHPALLAAGAEVEAESVRGIRMIPIDAFYTGVKRNALEPDELIRAVHIKKADGPQQYSKVGTRNAMVIAVCAFGLALHPETRTVRTGIGSAAPTPVRAKEAEEFLNAALEEGGFWDSRTIITPSVAKQFATLAAAACNPIDDVRGTASYRRHAVGIMARRTLGWTWESYRGNGRSTEGAA, from the coding sequence ATGGACTTCCTTCGCCCCGCCAGCTGGGAGGAGGCGCTCGCCGCCAAGGCCGAGCACCCTACGGCTGTGCCCATCGCGGGCGGCACCGATGTGATGGTCGAGATCAATTTCGACCACCGGCGGCCCGAGTACCTCCTGGACCTGAACCGCATCGGTGACCTGTCCGAGTGGGAGGTGGGCCAGGAGAGCGTACGGCTCGGCGCCTCTGTCCCGTACAGCGCCATCATGGAGCACCTGCGCACCGAGCTGCCCGGACTGGCGCTCGCCTCGCACACCGTCGCCTCGCCGCAGATCCGCAACCGCGGCGGCGTCGGCGGCAACCTCGGCACCGCGTCACCCGCCGGTGACGCCCACCCGGCCCTGCTCGCCGCGGGCGCCGAGGTCGAGGCCGAGTCCGTCCGCGGCATCCGGATGATCCCCATCGACGCCTTCTACACCGGCGTCAAGCGCAACGCCCTGGAGCCGGACGAGCTGATCCGGGCCGTGCACATCAAGAAGGCCGACGGGCCGCAGCAGTACTCCAAGGTCGGCACCCGCAACGCGATGGTCATCGCCGTCTGCGCCTTCGGCCTGGCACTGCACCCGGAGACCCGCACCGTCCGCACCGGCATCGGATCCGCCGCCCCGACACCCGTACGGGCGAAGGAGGCGGAGGAGTTCCTGAACGCCGCGCTGGAAGAGGGCGGGTTCTGGGACAGCCGCACGATCATCACGCCGTCCGTCGCCAAGCAGTTCGCCACGCTCGCCGCGGCCGCCTGCAACCCGATCGACGACGTGCGCGGCACCGCGAGCTACCGCCGGCACGCGGTCGGGATCATGGCCCGCCGGACCCTCGGCTGGACCTGGGAGTCGTACCGCGGCAACGGCCGCAGCACCGAAGGAGCTGCCTGA
- a CDS encoding PucR family transcriptional regulator ligand-binding domain-containing protein, with product MRLRALLETDALGLRLLGDDEELDRTVRGVMTTDLRDPSRYLTGGELVLTGLAWHRDATDSEPFVRILSGAGVAGLAAGEAELGAIPDDLVEACRHHRLPLFAVHETVAFATITEHVVRQVSGERAGDLAAVVDRHRRLMTSGPAGGGPEVVLDLLGSDLDLHAWVLSPTGRQIAGAGAPLPGPLGAELAGLHLAAVRSGRRAPHRATIGGVTYSLFPIRNNGRGAVPASRDVRESVLSDWLLAVEADAGDWPAARLDLLQGVTQLIAVERDRRDAARTVRRRLAQEVLELVQAGAPPAEIAARLRVAAPVLLPGLGTAPHWQVVVARVEWDEDGAPGGSGSGIAGGPVAQALLEEILVDPAVTGPDSADRIAVAHTGDEAIALVPLPAAPAPPADADDGAADDAGADDPALHADALLAAVRTPLSAGLADDGRLTLGVSASVHSPEGLRGALEEARHARRVAAARPGRVCAAGHHELASHVLLLPFVPDDVRRAFTARLLDPLRDYDRRHRAELIPTLESFLDCDGSWTRCAARLHLHVNTLRYRVGRIEQLTGRDLSRLEDKLDFFLALRMS from the coding sequence ATGCGGCTGCGCGCACTGCTGGAGACCGACGCGCTGGGCCTGCGGCTGCTCGGCGACGACGAGGAGCTGGACCGGACGGTCCGTGGCGTGATGACCACCGACCTGCGGGACCCCAGCCGCTACCTCACGGGCGGTGAGCTGGTCCTGACCGGCCTGGCCTGGCACCGGGACGCGACGGACTCGGAGCCGTTCGTACGGATCCTCTCCGGCGCCGGGGTGGCCGGGCTCGCGGCGGGCGAGGCGGAGCTCGGTGCCATTCCGGACGATCTGGTGGAGGCGTGCCGCCACCACCGGCTGCCGCTCTTCGCCGTCCATGAGACCGTCGCGTTCGCAACGATCACCGAGCATGTGGTGCGGCAGGTGTCCGGCGAGCGGGCCGGTGACCTGGCGGCGGTCGTCGACCGGCACCGCAGGCTGATGACCTCGGGCCCGGCGGGCGGCGGGCCGGAAGTAGTCCTCGATCTGCTCGGCTCCGACCTGGACCTGCACGCCTGGGTGCTCTCGCCCACCGGCCGGCAGATCGCGGGCGCCGGCGCGCCGCTGCCCGGCCCGCTGGGTGCGGAACTGGCCGGGCTGCACCTGGCCGCGGTCCGCTCCGGCCGCCGCGCCCCGCACCGGGCGACGATCGGCGGGGTGACGTATTCGCTCTTCCCGATCCGGAACAACGGCCGGGGAGCCGTGCCGGCCTCCCGTGATGTCCGGGAGTCGGTGCTCTCCGACTGGCTGCTGGCCGTCGAGGCCGACGCGGGCGACTGGCCGGCGGCCCGGCTCGACCTCCTCCAGGGGGTCACCCAGCTGATCGCGGTCGAGCGGGACCGGCGCGACGCGGCCCGTACGGTGCGCCGCAGGCTCGCCCAGGAGGTCCTGGAGCTGGTCCAGGCCGGTGCCCCGCCCGCCGAGATCGCCGCCCGGCTGCGGGTCGCCGCCCCGGTGCTGCTGCCGGGTCTCGGCACCGCTCCGCACTGGCAGGTCGTGGTGGCCCGGGTCGAGTGGGACGAGGACGGCGCGCCCGGCGGCAGCGGTTCCGGGATCGCGGGCGGCCCGGTCGCCCAGGCGCTGCTGGAGGAGATCCTGGTCGACCCGGCCGTGACCGGGCCGGATTCGGCCGACCGGATCGCGGTCGCCCATACGGGTGACGAGGCCATCGCGCTCGTGCCGCTGCCCGCCGCGCCGGCGCCGCCGGCGGACGCGGACGACGGCGCCGCCGACGACGCCGGGGCCGACGATCCCGCGCTGCACGCCGACGCCCTGCTGGCCGCAGTCCGCACCCCGCTCTCCGCGGGTCTCGCCGACGACGGCCGCCTGACACTGGGTGTCAGTGCTTCGGTGCATTCGCCCGAGGGGCTGCGCGGCGCCCTGGAGGAGGCCCGGCACGCCCGGCGGGTGGCTGCGGCCCGGCCGGGGAGGGTCTGCGCGGCCGGTCACCACGAACTGGCCTCGCACGTCCTGCTGCTGCCGTTCGTCCCCGACGACGTGCGCCGCGCGTTCACCGCACGCCTGCTCGACCCGCTGCGGGACTACGACCGGCGGCACCGCGCGGAGCTGATCCCGACCCTGGAGTCGTTCCTGGACTGCGACGGTTCCTGGACCCGCTGCGCGGCCCGGCTGCATCTCCACGTCAACACGCTGCGCTACCGGGTCGGGCGAATCGAGCAGTTGACGGGGCGTGACCTTTCGCGGCTCGAGGACAAGCTCGACTTCTTCCTCGCCCTGCGGATGAGCTGA
- a CDS encoding GntR family transcriptional regulator: MEQGRARESAWAPYGPAASVTPSSSVRVPEQARGEHTHSEPPAPRAPVQRHSVRGQILDALRAALVDGELVPGQVYSAPALGARFGVSATPVREAMQQLAVEGAVEVVPNRGFRVAERGAGELAELAEVRALIEVPVMLRLARTVPPAGWCALRPLADATVAAAAVGDRASYAEADRAFHGAVLALAGNAQLVLVADELHRRSQWPLEGNPVTRRADLLADASEHTALLDALIAQDVTVVQSLVREHFAGSGG; the protein is encoded by the coding sequence GTGGAGCAGGGCAGAGCGCGTGAGAGCGCGTGGGCACCGTACGGGCCCGCCGCATCCGTGACCCCCTCCTCGTCCGTCCGGGTGCCCGAACAGGCCCGTGGGGAGCACACCCACAGCGAGCCGCCCGCCCCCCGGGCCCCGGTGCAGCGGCACTCCGTGCGCGGCCAGATCCTGGACGCCCTGCGCGCCGCCCTCGTCGACGGCGAGCTGGTTCCCGGACAGGTCTACTCCGCACCGGCGCTCGGCGCCCGCTTCGGCGTCTCGGCCACCCCGGTGCGCGAGGCGATGCAGCAGCTGGCCGTCGAGGGGGCCGTGGAGGTCGTGCCGAACCGCGGTTTCCGGGTCGCCGAGCGCGGCGCCGGTGAACTGGCGGAGCTGGCCGAGGTGCGGGCACTGATCGAGGTCCCCGTCATGCTGCGGCTCGCCCGCACCGTCCCGCCGGCCGGCTGGTGCGCCCTGCGCCCGCTGGCCGACGCCACCGTCGCCGCGGCCGCCGTGGGGGACCGGGCGAGCTACGCCGAGGCCGACCGGGCCTTCCACGGTGCGGTGCTGGCCCTCGCCGGCAACGCCCAGCTGGTGCTGGTCGCCGACGAGCTGCACCGCCGCTCCCAGTGGCCGCTGGAGGGCAACCCCGTCACCCGGCGCGCCGACCTGCTGGCGGACGCCTCCGAGCACACGGCACTGCTGGACGCGCTGATCGCCCAGGACGTCACCGTCGTCCAGTCACTCGTCCGGGAGCACTTCGCCGGTTCCGGGGGCTGA
- a CDS encoding (2Fe-2S)-binding protein, which yields MTLPTLLPGATTSAVTDAYARLAEVFPGLRAEVLDDGEPSPDGSGWVGAHELAAGGSALDTFLSWDEAQVLRDYGQQARPDVIAGFGLHRYAWPACLLVTVPWFLHRRVPRIPVEDVAFQRALGHLTVRVREFACLPDDPAAGLPGARVVADEAALRAEVLASVAEHLGPVLDGFRPRMRRGKRALWGMATDEIVEGLWYVAHLLGEERRAMAELEALLPGTTKPYVGTAGFRELTGPDGESLPTRDRASCCMFYTLRPEDTCVTCPRTCDADRVRKLTPAP from the coding sequence ATGACCCTGCCCACACTGCTTCCCGGCGCCACGACCTCGGCGGTCACGGACGCGTACGCGCGCCTCGCCGAGGTCTTTCCCGGCCTGCGCGCCGAGGTGCTCGACGACGGCGAGCCCTCCCCCGACGGCTCCGGCTGGGTGGGCGCGCACGAGCTCGCGGCCGGCGGCAGCGCGCTGGACACCTTCCTCTCCTGGGACGAGGCGCAGGTGCTCCGGGACTACGGGCAGCAGGCCAGGCCCGATGTGATCGCCGGCTTCGGACTGCACCGCTACGCCTGGCCGGCCTGCCTGCTGGTGACCGTGCCGTGGTTCCTGCACCGGCGGGTGCCCCGGATCCCGGTCGAGGACGTCGCGTTCCAGCGGGCACTGGGCCATCTGACCGTGCGGGTGCGGGAATTCGCCTGCCTGCCGGACGATCCGGCGGCCGGGCTGCCGGGCGCGCGGGTGGTGGCCGACGAGGCCGCGCTGCGCGCCGAGGTGCTCGCGTCCGTGGCCGAACACCTCGGCCCGGTGCTCGACGGCTTCCGCCCGCGCATGCGGCGCGGCAAGCGGGCCCTGTGGGGCATGGCGACGGACGAGATCGTCGAGGGCCTCTGGTACGTCGCCCATCTCCTCGGTGAGGAGAGGCGCGCGATGGCGGAGCTGGAGGCGCTCCTGCCGGGCACCACGAAGCCGTACGTCGGCACGGCGGGCTTCCGGGAGCTGACCGGCCCGGACGGCGAGTCACTGCCCACCCGCGACCGTGCGAGCTGCTGCATGTTCTACACGCTGCGGCCCGAGGACACCTGTGTCACCTGCCCGCGCACCTGCGACGCGGACCGGGTCCGGAAGCTGACGCCCGCGCCGTAG